DNA sequence from the Entomomonas asaccharolytica genome:
TTAGCGAAAATGGCTCGTGGTTTGAGCAATGTATTACCAAAAGGTAGTGCTGGTCGTCGTTTTTAACTCATTGTTAATTCGGTGGAATTAATAAAAGAATGAGATTTTTGTGAATGAATTGAAAAAGCCATTTGCAAAAATCTCAACTTCCTATAAAATATGCCACCTTTTATATGCTATGTATTTTTACATAATTAACTAATTTAGGAATAATATCTTCATGGTAACTATTCGTTTAGCACGTGGCGGCTCTAAAAAGCGTCCTTTTTATTATATTTCTGTAACTGACAGCCGTAATGCACGTGATGGTCGTTTCATTGAGCGTGTAGGTTTCTTTAACCCAATCGCTGCTGGTGGTGAAGTAAGATTAAACGTTGATCAAGAGCGTGTTGCTTACTGGAAAAGCCAAGGTGCACAAATTTCTGATCGCGTTGCTAGCTTATTAAAGGAAGCTGCTAAAACTGCTGCTTAATCAATAGCATTGTCATGCTTGAGAAAGAGTTAGTTGTATTAGGTAAGATTGTTTCTGTACATGG
Encoded proteins:
- the rpsP gene encoding 30S ribosomal protein S16, which translates into the protein MVTIRLARGGSKKRPFYYISVTDSRNARDGRFIERVGFFNPIAAGGEVRLNVDQERVAYWKSQGAQISDRVASLLKEAAKTAA